From a single Gimesia fumaroli genomic region:
- a CDS encoding RtcB family protein, translated as MNSRQLLKIGVPEYCLKTAKTAIQKKVAEENGNGKGSGAGKVRGKALKELVQAVVAQPEAFLEDLSFRQLALELIEDNREEVFEPIDYQVWGKEGIDEGAFSQMDLACHVPSARGAALMPDAHLGYGLPIGGVLALEDAVIPYAVGVDIACRMKLSVLDISVDALDQKPHQFVDALNRGTVFGVGAAHEKRQYHGVMDQDWTVSKVTREKKDRAWKQLGSSGSGNHFVEFGVLTFTEADAELGLEAGEYVALLSHSGSRGAGAAVCSTYSSIAQARLHKRHHKLGRLAWLEMDSEAGQEYWAAMNLMGEYAAANHAVIHQNVSEILGSKVISGVENHHNFAWKEEHDGKEVFVHRKGATPAAAGELGVIPGSMADPAFVVRGKGNPASLNSASHGAGRCMSRNKAKDKYRWKAVRNDLAKRGITVISAGADEVPGVYKNIMEVMAEQQDLVDIVARFNPKVVKMCGDGSRAED; from the coding sequence ATGAACTCTCGACAGTTGCTGAAAATCGGTGTTCCAGAATACTGTTTGAAGACCGCGAAGACAGCGATTCAGAAAAAAGTTGCCGAAGAAAACGGAAACGGAAAAGGTTCCGGTGCAGGGAAGGTACGTGGTAAAGCGTTGAAGGAACTGGTTCAGGCTGTGGTCGCACAGCCGGAAGCGTTTCTGGAAGACCTGTCCTTTCGGCAGTTGGCTCTGGAGCTGATTGAAGATAATCGTGAAGAAGTGTTTGAGCCGATCGATTACCAGGTTTGGGGTAAAGAGGGGATCGATGAAGGTGCGTTCTCGCAGATGGATTTGGCGTGCCATGTTCCGTCAGCACGGGGTGCCGCATTGATGCCTGATGCGCATCTGGGTTATGGTCTACCGATCGGCGGAGTTCTGGCGTTGGAAGATGCAGTGATTCCGTATGCGGTTGGTGTGGACATTGCGTGCCGTATGAAGTTATCGGTGCTGGATATTTCCGTTGACGCACTAGATCAGAAACCACATCAGTTCGTGGATGCACTGAATCGGGGAACCGTATTTGGCGTGGGTGCTGCACATGAAAAGCGACAGTATCATGGTGTGATGGATCAGGACTGGACGGTTTCAAAAGTGACACGCGAAAAGAAAGACCGTGCCTGGAAGCAGCTGGGGTCTTCCGGTTCCGGTAACCACTTTGTCGAGTTCGGTGTATTGACTTTCACAGAAGCCGATGCCGAGTTGGGACTGGAAGCGGGCGAATACGTGGCGCTGCTGAGCCATAGTGGTAGCCGGGGCGCTGGTGCTGCGGTTTGCAGTACATACTCTTCAATTGCACAGGCGCGATTGCATAAACGCCATCATAAGCTGGGGCGACTGGCCTGGTTGGAAATGGATTCGGAAGCGGGCCAGGAATACTGGGCGGCGATGAATCTGATGGGTGAATATGCGGCTGCGAACCATGCAGTGATTCATCAGAATGTTTCAGAAATTCTGGGAAGCAAGGTGATTTCCGGTGTGGAAAATCATCATAACTTTGCCTGGAAAGAAGAGCATGATGGTAAGGAAGTTTTCGTACATCGCAAGGGGGCGACTCCTGCGGCGGCTGGCGAACTGGGTGTGATTCCCGGTTCAATGGCGGATCCGGCATTTGTGGTGCGTGGAAAAGGAAATCCAGCCAGCTTGAATTCGGCATCGCATGGTGCGGGGCGTTGTATGTCTCGTAACAAAGCGAAGGATAAATATCGCTGGAAAGCAGTTCGCAATGATCTGGCAAAACGCGGGATTACCGTGATTTCCGCCGGCGCTGATGAAGTGCCGGGCGTGTATAAAAACATCATGGAAGTCATGGCAGAACAGCAGGATTTGGTGGATATTGTCGCTCGATTCAATCCGAAGGTGGTGAAAATGTGCGGTGACGGAAGCCGTGCAGAGGATTGA